In Malus sylvestris chromosome 16, drMalSylv7.2, whole genome shotgun sequence, the following are encoded in one genomic region:
- the LOC126607012 gene encoding probable linoleate 9S-lipoxygenase 5 — MVRRLMEACCLKDKEKGDDDEKPDYMVSGGNRIRGKVVLMKKNVLDFNDLKASVVDRIHELLGKGVSMQLISATHPEPAANGLKSRGKLGEVAYLEKWVTTTTSLSAGEASFSISLDWNESHGVPGALLIRNHHHSQFYLKTITLEDVPGHGQLHFVCNSWVYPAHRYKYNRIFFPNKAYLPSETPELLHPYREDELVNLRGSGSGELKEWDRVYDYAYYNDLGSPDKGPEYARPVLGGSNEYPYPRRGRTGREPTKTDPNSESRLPLLSLDIYVPKDERFGHVKFSDFLAYGLKSLVQILLPELKSLCDKTINEFDTFEDVLNLYDGGIKLPNGPILKKIRECIPWELLKELIRSDGERFLKFPMPDVIKRDRSAWRTDEEFAREMLAGVNPVNITRLQEFPPVSKLDPKVYGNQNSSIREEHIASNMNGLTVNEAIESNRLFILDHHDALMIYLRRINSTHTKTYATRTLLLLQEDGTLKPLAIELSLPHPQGDRHGCVSTVFNPPGQGKKGIEESVWQLAKAYAAVNDSGYHQLISHWLNTHAVIEPFVIATHRQLSVLHPIHKLLHPHFRDTMNINALARQILINADGVLEKTVFPGRFSMEMSAVIYKSWVFTDQALPADLCKRGMAVLDKTCPHGLRLLIEDYPFAVDGLEIWSAIQTWVDEYCCLYYESDDAVQVDSELQDWWTELRNVGHGDKKNEPWWPKMQTRDELIESCTIIIWVASALHAAVNFGQYSYAGYLPNRPTVSRRFMPEAGTAEYAELESNPDAAFLKTITAQLQTLLGVSLIEVLSRHSTDEVYLGQNDTPEWTSDAEALAAFARFGEKLMDIEKGINERNKDMRLKNRVGPVDMPYTLLYPNTSDTSREGGLTGKGIPNSVSI, encoded by the exons CAAATGGATTGAAATCGAGAGGGAAGCTTGGAGAGGTAGCTTACTTGGAGAAATGGGTTACAACGACTACATCTTTGTCGGCCGGAGAAGCTAGTTTCTCCATTTCCTTGGATTGGAATGAGTCTCATGGTGTTCCCGGGGCATTGTTGATCCGAAACCACCACCATAGCCAATTCTATCTCAAGACAATAACATTAGAAGACGTTCCTGGGCACGGTCAACTCCATTTTGTCTGCAATTCTTGGGTATACCCAGCACATCGTTACAAGTACAATAGAATATTTTTCCCCAACAAG GCCTACCTGCCATCTGAAACACCTGAGCTACTACACCCTTACAGGGAAGATGAACTCGTTAATCTCCGAGGGAGTGGATCAGGCGAACTAAAGGAGTGGGACAGAGTCTATGACTATGCTTATTACAATGATTTAGGGAGTCCAGACAAGGGTCCAGAATATGCCCGCCCTGTTCTTGGTGGGTCGAACGAGTATCCATatccaagaagaggaagaactGGTCGAGAACCAACTAAAACCG ACCCCAATTCCGAGAGCAGACTGCCGCTTCTAAGTCTAGATATTTACGTTCCGAAAGACGAGCGGTTTGGCCACGTGaagttttcagattttcttgCCTATGGCCTGAAATCCCTGGTTCAAATATTGCTTCCAGAACTTAAGTCTTTGTGTGATAAAACTATCAACGAGTTTGACACCTTTGAGGATGTACTTAATCTCTATGACGGAGGTATCAAGCTACCAAATGGACCTATTCTCAAGAAAATACGGGAGTGCATCCCTTGGGAGCTGCTTAAGGAACTGATTCGCTCAGATGGCGAGCGATTTCTCAAGTTTCCAATGCCTGATGTGATTAAAA GAGATAGGTCTGCATGGAGGACAGACGAAGAGTTTGCACGAGAAATGCTAGCAGGGGTGAACCCTGTTAACATCACCCGCCTCCAA GAGTTTCCCCCAGTTAGCAAGCTAGACCCAAAAGTGTACGGGAATCAGAACAGTTCGATAAGAGAAGAGCACATTGCAAGCAACATGAATGGCCTCACGGTTAATGAG GCAATTGAAAGTAACAGGCTTTTCATATTAGATCATCATGATGCATTAATGATATACCTGAGGCGAATAAACTCTACGCACACAAAGACGTATGCCACCAGAACTCTCCTCTTGCTCCAAGAAGACGGGACATTGAAGCCTTTGGCAATTGAGTTGAGCTTACCACATCCACAAGGGGACCGTCATGGTTGTGTCAGTACAGTCTTCAATCCACCAGGACAAGGCAAAAAAGGCATCGAGGAGTCGGTGTGGCAGCTTGCGAAAGCTTATGCTGCTGTAAATGATTCTGGATATCATCAGCTTATCAGCCACTG GTTAAACACACATGCTGTGATAGAGCCATTTGTGATTGCAACACATAGACAGTTGAGTGTGCTTCACCCGATACATAAGCTTTTGCATCCGCACTTCCGGGACACAATGAACATAAATGCCCTGGCCAGGCAAATCCTCATCAATGCTGATGGGGTACTTGAGAAAACAGTCTTCCCAGGTCGATTCTCCATGGAAATGTCAGCCGTTATTTATAAGAGCTGGGTATTCACCGACCAGGCATTACCTGCTGACTTATGCAAGAG AGGAATGGCAGTTCTAGATAAGACCTGTCCTCATGGCCTCAGACTTCTGATTGAAGATTACCCATTTGCTGTTGATGGGCTAGAAATCTGGTCGGCGATTCAAACTTGGGTTGATGAATACTGCTGTTTGTACTACGAATCAGATGATGCGGTCCAAGTTGATTCTGAACTCCAGGACTGGTGGACAGAGCTTCGCAATGTAGGCCACGGTGACAAGAAGAATGAACCATGGTGGCCTAAGATGCAAACAAGAGATGAACTTATTGAATCATGTACCATAATTATATGGGTGGCTTCTGCCCTCCATGCAGCTGTCAATTTCGGGCAATACTCTTATGCTGGTTACCTCCCTAACCGCCCAACTGTAAGCCGACGCTTCATGCCTGAGGCAGGCACTGCTGAATATGCTGAACTTGAGTCCAACCCTGACGCAGCTTTCCTCAAAACAATTACAGCTCAATTGCAAACTCTCCTTGGTGTATCTCTGATAGAGGTTTTATCACGACATTCAACTGATGAGGTTTATCTTGGGCAAAACGATACTCCTGAGTGGACTTCAGATGCTGAAGCACTAGCAGCATTTGCAAGATTTGGAGAGAAGCTGATGGACATCGAAAAGGGAATCAATGAAAGGAACAAGGATATGAGATTGAAGAACAGAGTTGGGCCTGTAGACATGCCTTATACCTTGCTCTATCCTAACACATCAGACACGAGCAGAGAGGGTGGACTCACTGGAAAAGGAATTCCCAACAGTGTCTCAATCTGA